In the genome of Gemmatimonadota bacterium, the window CACTGGCCTGAAGTTGATATTCGCGTTCACAGCGTCAAAGAATTGATTGAATAAACCGTCAGAATCAGAGCCTGCGCTGGAGTGGTTCTATCCAGTGATGGGCAGGAGACAAGGATGATCAGGATAAAAACCCAGGGCACAGGGCGTAGCATCTGCACATAGATCAGAGGTAGGCGATAAGTGGATGCAGAGGAACGGAGAGGCAAGCACGGATTCAGGATGAGAATCCGTAGGGCAAAGGACATAGCAATAACCACTGGCAGGAGGAACCAACTGTGGAAGCATTTATTATTATGACCATTCTCATTATCGTAGTCCTGGGAATTGGCGGACTCTTGGCAAAGCGTTTCTTTGGCTACTCCTGCTACGAGTGTGGATCCAAACTACAGCCCTTTGAGAAATTGTCCGATGATGATAAGGCCGATATTCTCGCGTATTTCAGACGTTTCGAGAATCGCGAGCCAGATGTGGAGTACATTTCCGTATGTGGTAATTGTCGGCTCGTGTCCGGCGATTTTTCAAGATGGCACTGCAAGGTATGCGACTCTGCAGGTCTGGAGTATATAGGTGCCATGGTAGCGCCTGGCGAGTTGGTGAAATACCAGGAACGGAACAAAAACCTGATCAAACAAATCGAGTGCCTGCGATGCAAAAGAAACCCTTCAGGACACATGGACTGTATCCCCTGTGACACAGAGATCAAGATAAAGGCTTGCCGACGTTGCTATTCAGTCCATGCACAGATGCCTGTTGATGGCAGTCAATACAGATTCCAGGTTCTGCTTTCGGACAAGACAGTGATCAAGAAGTCATCCGACTCAAAGTGGCGTGTATTTGAAGCTGAGTAAAAGATCATCTGCAAAGCGCGTTGTGTGCAAGAGATCCAGGCAGATAGGCGATCAGATGCGTGACGCGATTTTAAGCATTTGGCCTTCAGGGAAAGCATATTGAAATAAATTACCATAAAGTATTTATTTTTAATCATTTATACATACGTTTGTATTTTATGTGAAATTCAGAGGAGATTCTTTCAGACTTGCTGGAAGAACTCTCAGATTTTATACTGTGCAGTATTAGAGGATGTACGAGACAACTCCTTCCAACTTTGCCGAGTATCAAACATGATAAAAACCTGCGCGATCATCTCATTCCTTGTATGCGTCTTACCGACGGGCACTTGCCATTCTTATCAGCTTGTTGGAGCGGAAGCATTATCTGAAGAACTCGTCGCGCAACACTACACCATCAATTCCAACCTCGACGCCGTTATCGTTGTAGATAAAACAATCCCGACATTTGAATACCATACCTACTACAGTACTGGTTCAGCAGATGAGGTAGAAGGTCAACAAGGGCGGATACACTTCTTAGAGCACATCATGGCAGGAACTGGAAGCCATGGGCCGGGAAAACTCAACGAAATTATTGTCGATAACGGGGGGCAAAATTATGCCGCTACAACTATCCATCATATGTACTTAAGAATGCGATTTCCGAAGGACAAATTTGACCTTGCAGTTGAAATAGATCGCGATAGATATTACGGCACGTTGGTCAATGAAGAGGTCGTTGAAAACGAAAAGAAAATTGTACTAACGGAAAAAAGTCGTAATTCAGCAAACTCAAACAAAAAATTTTCCAATCGCTTTTGGGGCCTGGTCTATAAAAAAAAGAATTTTAGTGGTGTTGGGACTGAGGACTTTATTAAACAACTCGAACCTGATGATTTGAAAGCGTACCATGATAATTTCCTGCGCCGCCAAAAGAGATTGGTTGTGGTGGTCGGCGATGTGGATATGGATCATGTCCTGACCAAACTGGACGAAGCTTATGGCAATGAACAAATACCAGACGAATCATCGAGCGAATCACCTTCTCCGCAATTTCCCAACCCTGAAATATTCGGAAAAAAAGTAAAAGACACTTCAAAAAGCCTCCGTATTGCCAAATTCTGGAAAAGTTGGCAAACCCCCCATTTAGGCCATCGCGACTATGCGACCTTGCTCATTCTTGCCCGCATTTTGACCAAGGCCTCAGATTCCCCACGATCTTCTGTGATTGATTCTAAGCTCGCCCGGATTTTCAGAGTGTCATTTAACCACTATAAAGGATTTAGTTTGCTGAGTTGCTGGGCAGATCTGCCGACCGACACTTCCATAGATGCCATTGAGACCGCTATCCAAACAGAATTGGAGGAAATCAGCGCGCGCGGTGTCTCTGAGGACGAATTTACTGCGGCCCAAAATCTGCAATTAAAGTCAATGTATTCCGCATTTTACAACCGCTCAGGTATGGCCAATGAGTTCGGGCGAGCATTCGCTCATACCAACGATCCCTTACTATATCCAAAAATGATAAAAGATCTCAAATCTGCCCACAGAGACGACATCCCGCGCCTGATAGATCAATACTTGAGAGATGACAATTCCATAACTCTTTCCTTAACATTACCACCGAAAGAAAAAACACCTTTGCGAACCCTGTTATACTATGCGTTTATCTTCTGGATATTGGCAGGTTTTGTATCGCTGGTGGTATGGGCCATAAGAAGATTAAGTTCTCCTGAAAGGCTGTACTCAAATGAATAGACTCCTAAGAGTATTTTTAGGCTTTGTACTATATTTTTCTTATAGTATCCTGCCCGCTTATGCAGAGATTTCCAACCACCAAATTTTTTATCGCCAGGACAAACGCGCCCCATTGACCAGAATTGATATTATCTTTCTCGGTGCGGGAAGTAACCAGGAATCCCCTGCTCAGATTGGGCTTGCAAGAACAGTCTCAAAGTTGATTTGGGAAGCTGCAAAAAAGCAAGGGCGCATAGATCAATTGGCGGTATTAGGCACCGAATTATACGTCTTTGCCAATACAACATCCCTGACCGTATCCGTTTCTACCCTGTCTGAGAATTGTGCTGAGTCCATAGAAATAGTCCGCGATGTCATATATAATTTCGCGTTTTTCGAGTCTGATCTGGAAGATGTGAAAAAACAAGAGATGACTAATTATCGGAATGACATGGATAGAAATACTACTGATTTTATGAGAAATTTTGCACTTGCAAAAACAAGAGATATAAAAAAACTCAGATCCTTAAAAACGCTGAAGAAATTTTCTGTAAAGGATATCAGGCGATATTATGTTCGGCTTCTGAAAACAGAAGTGGTGTTTTTTAAGGCACTCTCAGACCGAGATTCCACTGAGATAGCCAAACTGCTTCGTCCAATAACAGACGAGTCGAAAGATCGCCTGAGACGACAGACAGACGGTTTTGTAGATTCACTGAGATCTCCACCATTTAAAATACTCTCAGACCGAGATTCCACCGAGATAGCCAAATTGTTTCGTCCAATACGACGACAGGCAGACGGTTTTGTGCATTCACTGGCACAGCCAATCACCGATCATTATTCTGGACCTTCGGCTTTTGTATTTGAGAATTATTCACGCCTAAAGAGTGTTTTTTGTCGTTGGCTAATCCCCTGTGGGATGATAGGCGAAGAAGATTATCTTCCATCAATGATATCCAGAGCGCTTGGGCGATACGGCGCTCGGGGTTTGCTCTATAAATATTTCAGAAAAGAGTTGGGATTGGTCTATAGCATTGGTTGCTCTTATGAATCATCAGGAGATGTCAGATTCCTTGAAATTTACGCCGATCCTCGGCTACAGAACAGCGAAGAACTGATCGCAAAAATGTCCGACCTCATCCGAGGACTTTCCGACGACCCCCGCTTTTGGGAGGAAATAAAAGAGTTGCGTGAAAATCGCAATGTCGCCTATGCCCATGTCCATGAACGACTGACACCACAGCGAAGACTATACAGTGATGTATATAGAGCCATCTATAATCCGCCAATCCGCAAAGGTGGTTCTAAGTCGGTTACCGATGCTGAGGTACGTGCCTTTCTCGAAAAATTCTTTGTACCAGAAAATATGATCATGATCTTTGTCGGGCCTAAGGATCACATCATAGACATTCTGAATAGACACTGGCCCCAAGTTGATATTCGCGTTCACAATACCAAAGAATTGATTGAGTAGATCCGCAGGCATGTCCCTGCGGGTGTAAGCAGGGATGAACGCAGATAGACGCAGATGGATAGGGATGGATAAAAAAAAACCCCATAGGACAGAGGAAGTAGCAATCACTAACATGAGGAACCAACTGTGGAAGCGTTTATTATTTTGACCATTCTCATTATCGTATTTCTGGTGATCGGTGGCCGATGGGCAAAGAATTTCTTTGGCTGTTGCTGCCACGAGTGTGGAACCAAAATGCAGCCATTCGAGAAATTGCCCAATGATGACAAATCCGATATTCTGGAATACTTCAAGCGTTTTGAGGATCGCGAGCCAGACGTGGAGGGCATCTTCGCGTGTGGGCATTGTCTGCTGGTGTACGATGACTTTTCGGGTGAAAAGAGATCAATGGACGGTGACGAAATGTCGTTCTGCAAGGTATGCAACTCTTATGGTGTATCGTACATAGGCCCCATGTCGTCTGACGATTTGGAGAAATTCCAGGAACGGAACAAAAACCTGATCGAACAAATCGAGTGCCTGCGATGTCAAAGAAAGCCTATGGGGATTTGGGACTGTGTCCCCTGCGACACAGAGCTCAAGATAACGGCTTGCAGGCGTTGCTATTCGA includes:
- a CDS encoding insulinase family protein → MIKTCAIISFLVCVLPTGTCHSYQLVGAEALSEELVAQHYTINSNLDAVIVVDKTIPTFEYHTYYSTGSADEVEGQQGRIHFLEHIMAGTGSHGPGKLNEIIVDNGGQNYAATTIHHMYLRMRFPKDKFDLAVEIDRDRYYGTLVNEEVVENEKKIVLTEKSRNSANSNKKFSNRFWGLVYKKKNFSGVGTEDFIKQLEPDDLKAYHDNFLRRQKRLVVVVGDVDMDHVLTKLDEAYGNEQIPDESSSESPSPQFPNPEIFGKKVKDTSKSLRIAKFWKSWQTPHLGHRDYATLLILARILTKASDSPRSSVIDSKLARIFRVSFNHYKGFSLLSCWADLPTDTSIDAIETAIQTELEEISARGVSEDEFTAAQNLQLKSMYSAFYNRSGMANEFGRAFAHTNDPLLYPKMIKDLKSAHRDDIPRLIDQYLRDDNSITLSLTLPPKEKTPLRTLLYYAFIFWILAGFVSLVVWAIRRLSSPERLYSNE
- a CDS encoding insulinase family protein, yielding MNRLLRVFLGFVLYFSYSILPAYAEISNHQIFYRQDKRAPLTRIDIIFLGAGSNQESPAQIGLARTVSKLIWEAAKKQGRIDQLAVLGTELYVFANTTSLTVSVSTLSENCAESIEIVRDVIYNFAFFESDLEDVKKQEMTNYRNDMDRNTTDFMRNFALAKTRDIKKLRSLKTLKKFSVKDIRRYYVRLLKTEVVFFKALSDRDSTEIAKLLRPITDESKDRLRRQTDGFVDSLRSPPFKILSDRDSTEIAKLFRPIRRQADGFVHSLAQPITDHYSGPSAFVFENYSRLKSVFCRWLIPCGMIGEEDYLPSMISRALGRYGARGLLYKYFRKELGLVYSIGCSYESSGDVRFLEIYADPRLQNSEELIAKMSDLIRGLSDDPRFWEEIKELRENRNVAYAHVHERLTPQRRLYSDVYRAIYNPPIRKGGSKSVTDAEVRAFLEKFFVPENMIMIFVGPKDHIIDILNRHWPQVDIRVHNTKELIE